The Athalia rosae chromosome 7, iyAthRosa1.1, whole genome shotgun sequence genome window below encodes:
- the LOC105693352 gene encoding esterase E4, whose product MKVPITLILFAGFIATGFSQDVQNQEAEVTAPIGRIRGSFAESRLGRRFFSARGIRYGEPPIGENRFRQAIPAIPFDVFDATKEGPSCPQPGGVLQSEDCLRLNVYTPELPSPGKPDVGKPVLVFFHPGGFYAFSAQSISFGPEYLMDTDIVLVTVNYRLMSLGFMSTGDSQAPGNLGLKDQVEALRWIQRNIAAFGGDPNCVTISGYSAGAWSVSLHLVSPMSKGLFHRAIAMSGSATTPENLGGHQRHLAVKQAEILDCPTDTTENMIACLRTKPFEEFANSLGKFFEWYGLPILIWSPVVEPVVPGVERFLTAEPTELIRQGKAEKVPVMTGITKDEFAGVTVFWVEMSRNGNNSHFEDVDANWEEIAPIIFQYQRGTPRSKEISRALRTFYFKDQPVSLATVQGLANLFRDSIIGFPVHRFAKLMSEVSPQPVYYYEVTYQGRYSHRVWNDTQKPYGVVHHDDLLYLFYLKSNFPYFKVDDPEYQTVKRMTTMWTNFAKTGNPIPANNQDFENVTWEPLTPSNKKYLEIGDNLTMKTGLYAKENEEWDRLFPVAPARNTKTSVKH is encoded by the exons ATGAAGGTCCCGATTACCCTTATTTTATTCGCGGGCTTTATCGCCACAGGATTTTCCCAAGATGTGCAAAATCAGGAGGCGGAAGTCACAGCACCGATCGGAAGAATTAGGGGTAGTTTCGCTGAATCCAGATTAGGAAGGCGATTCTTTTCCGCACGGGGTATCCGATACGGCGAACCACCGATTGGAGAAAATAGATTCCGA CAAGCCATTCCAGCGATACCATTCGACGTATTCGATGCAACGAAAGAAGGTCCATCGTGTCCTCAGCCCGGAGGAGTTCTCCAGTCGGAGGACTGTCTCAGACTGAACGTTTACACACCGGAG CTTCCTAGTCCTGGAAAACCGGATGTTGGGAAACCGGTGCTTGTATTTTTCCACCCCGGAGGATTCTACGCGTTCTCTGCCCAGAGCATTAGTTTTGGTCCTGAATATTTGATGGACACCGATATCGTCCTCGTCACCGTCAACTATCGACTCATGTCCCTGG GGTTCATGAGCACCGGAGACTCCCAAGCACCTGGGAATCTGGGGCTCAAAGATCAGGTGGAGGCTCTTCGATGGATCCAGCGAAACATAGCTGCCTTTGGAGGAGATCCAAATTGCGTTACGATATCGGGATACAGTGCAGGTGCATGGAGTGTATCTCTGCATTTGGTTTCACCGATGTCCAAGGGATTATTTCACCGTGCGATTGCGATGAGCGGTTCGGCGACGACACCGGAAAATCTTGGTGGACACCAGAGACACTTGGCTGTAAAACAGGCTGAGATTCTCGACTGTCCTACGGATACGACGGAGAACATGATCGCTTGTCTCAGAACGAAACCTTTCGAAGAGTTTGCAAACTCTTTGGGAAAGTTCTTC GAATGGTACGGCCTCCCGATACTTATTTGGTCACCAGTCGTTGAACCTGTGGTACCAGGAGTTGAACGTTTCCTTACCGCAGAGCCTACAGAATTGATCCGACAGGGTAAAGCGGAAAAAGTTCCTGTGATGACGGGAATAACGAAAGATGAATTTGCGGGAGTGACCGTCT TTTGGGTGGAGATGTCCAGAAATGGAAACAATTCGCATTTCGAGGATGTCGACGCTAACTGGGAAGAAATTGCTCCGATAATATTCCAATATCAGAGGGGAACGCCGCGTTCGAAAGAAATTAGCCGGGCTCTGAGAACGTTCTATTTCAAAGATCAACCGGTATCTCTAGCCACAGTCCAGGGACTTGCGAAC CTGTTCCGCGATTCGATTATTGGATTTCCCGTTCATCGTTTCGCAAAATTGATGTCGGAAGTTTCACCACAGCCAGTCTACTATTACGAGGTGACTTATCAGGGACGATACAGCCACAGGGTATGGAATGATACCCAAAAGCCATACG GTGTTGTGCATCACGATGACTTGTTGTACCTATTTTACTTGAAATCAAACTTCCCATACTTCAAAGTAGACGACCCCGAGTACCAGACGGTCAAGCGAATGACGACGATGTGGACTAATTTCGCTAAGACTGGAAATCCGATCCCTGCGAACAACCAGGACTTTGAAAACGTTACTTGGGAACCGTTGACAccgtcaaataaaaaatacttgGAAATCGGAGATAATCTCACTATGAAAACCGGGTTATATGCAAAGGAGAACGAAGAGTGGGACAGATTATTTCCCGTAGCTCCGGCGCGTAACACTAAAACCTCAGTTAAGcattga
- the LOC105693768 gene encoding DNA ligase 1-like has product MPPKTAPATKTKPAALRGVKGKGKGNKNKQKRHKLKLKGWLKTAADWARFDAWAKVNALPRNIPEPEPIVRVAKPLSHFKKRLLVISQPAVKSDPGLLCRLDLSVSKAALKAKPSKRTKELAKFIWKDEDCGREFPTPISKAALNYNPSPRILEIAEPHVRETPSCRGLEISKNALNHKTTKREKKMSLAKKARLCPEMLTDEEMARLLTPDGVKKSALKYKITDWVSVLAIPSYRFLKDRRDSDAKEMKKRLEESDSRGKKVLEERRKKEEEEAEKKSKKNKKDQKAGSGDKAAEKSSDDDGTGKEKSDEDKKREEQEAKMAEKRKKWRKEPGPCKLNIGVSKAALNATASSRTEEIAKPHIHVGKSCRQNAFAVKKSALGASASERVAKLAEPAHPSDPVERPPPRKKDAYGMPIFPKPKYGKRLPKAKPYKQAECKDEDDEKKEKEKDAEKRKEEARKKKLESVPLFPSIDPIIDPKGAKKQAEARKAAEERKKAKKEQKK; this is encoded by the exons ATGCCACCGAAAACTGCACCTGCGACGAAAACCAAGCCCGCTGCATTGAGGGGGGtgaagggaaaaggaaaagggaataaaaa CAAGCAGAAAAGGCACAAGCTGAAATTGAAGGGATGGTTGAAAACGGCGGCTGATTGGGCGAGATTTGACGCCTGGGCGAAGGTCAATGCCTTGCCGAGAAACATCCCCGAGCCAGAACCGATC GTTCGAGTGGCAAAACCGTTGAGTCACTTCAAGAAACGATTGCTGGTGATATCGCAGCCAGCGGTCAAGTCCGATCCCGGTTTATTGTGCAGATTGGACTTGAGCGTTTCGAAAGCAGCGCTGAAAGCTAAGCCGTCAAAGCGAACGAAGGAGCTCGCGAAGTTTATATGGAAAGACGAGGACTGCGGAAGAGAATTTCCCACCCCTATTTCGAAGGCCGCTTTAAACTACAACCCGAGTCCGCGGATCTTGGAAATAGCGGAACCTCATGTACGCGAAACACCGAGCTGTCGAGGTttggaaatatcgaaaaatgcTCTCAACCACAAAACAACTAAgcgggaaaagaaaatgtcacTGGCAAAAAAAGCACGCCTGTGTCCCGAAATGCTGACCGATGAAGAAATGGCCAGACTTCTGACCCCGGACGGCGTAAAGAAAAGCGCTCTCAAGTACAAG ATCACAGATTGGGTTTCGGTCCTGGCGATACCTTCGTACAGATTTTTGAAAGATCGCCGCGACTCGGATGccaaggagatgaaaaaacggCTCGAAGAAAGCGACAGCAGAGGTAAGAAGGTCCTCGAGGAACGGCGCaagaaggaggaagaggaggctGAAAAGAAgtccaaaaaaaataagaaggatcaaaaagctgGCTCAGGGGATAAAGCCGCTGAGAAATCGAGCGACGACGATGGAACCGGTAAGGAGAAATCTGATGAAGACAAAAAACGCGAAGAGCAGGAAGCAAAAATGGccgaaaaacggaagaaatgGAGGAAGGAACCGGGACCGTGCAAATTAAATATAGGCGTTTCAAAAGCCGCCCTCAACGCCACAG CGTCCTCGCGTACGGAGGAAATCGCAAAGCCTCATATTCACGTCGGCAAATCGTGCAGACAAAATGCATTTGCCGTTAAAAAAAGCGCCCTCGGTGCTTCCGCTTCCGAAAGGGTTGCGAAACTCGCGGAACCCGCACATCCATCTGATCCCGTAGAAAGACCGCCGCCACGAAAAAAAGACGCCTATGGAATGCCAATTTTTCCGAAACCG AAATACGGGAAACGATTGCCCAAAGCGAAGCCTTACAAACAAGCGGAATGCAAggatgaagatgatgaaaaaaaggagaaagaaaaagatgcggagaagaggaaggaagaagctagaaaaaagaagttagAATCCGTACCTCTGTTTCCCAGCATAGATCCGATCATCGATCCGAAAGGGGCGAAGAAACAGGCGGAAGCTAGGAAAGCTgccgaagagagaaagaaagccAAGAAAGAACAGAAGAAGTAA
- the LOC105693776 gene encoding retinol dehydrogenase 14-like yields METKTVLITGCTSGIGRATAEGIAKTGAKVIMGCRNIEMANRVRDEIKKSTGNGKIIVRKLDLASLKSVREFAATINREENKLDVLIHNAGIALSLWKKISEDGLELTMATNHYGPFLLTILLIDILKRSAPSRVVIVTSKWYPMGNVDLTSNANPTQFWRAHYNYYVSKYMNVLWTLELDRRLQGSGVTANCLHPGKVFTNIWQANTPRAFYFCMSPVLEKLLKSCDEGARTTTYLATSDEVANTSGAYFKNCRVAEIERSVKDPEKGEKFWKLSEKMVKLGPTDPRI; encoded by the exons ATGGAAACTAAAACCGTTCTGATAACCGGCTGTACCTCGGGTATCGGTAGGGCGACAGCCGAAGGGATAGCAAAAACTGGTGCTAAGGTGATAATGGGTTGCAGAAATATCGAAATGGCTAATAGAGTGAGAG atgaaataaaaaaatcgaccggTAACGGAAAAATAATAGTGCGAAAATTGGACCTGGCGTCCCTGAAATCTGTCAGAGAATTCGCAGCCACTATCAaccgagaagaaaataaattggacGTTCTGATACACAACGCTGGCATCGCACTTtccctttggaaaaaaatatccgaagaCGGTCTAGAGCTGACGATGGCCACGAACCATTACGGCCCTTTTCTTTTGACCATTTTGCTGATCG ATATTTTGAAACGTTCGGCACCGAGTCGCGTGGTGATCGTTACGTCGAAATGGTACCCCATGGGAAACGTCGATCTCACCAGCAACGCGAATCCCACCCAATTTTGGAGGGCGCATTACAATTACTACgtttcaaaatacatgaacGTTTTGTGGACGCTGGAATTGGACAGGAGATTACAAGGATCTGGTGTCACCGCGAATTGTCTTCATCCGGGCAAAGTGTTCACCAATATTTGGCAGGCCAACACGCCGAGGGCCTTTTATTTTTGCATGAGTCCCGTGCTCGAGAAGCTACTAAAATCCTGCGATGAAGGTGCGAGGACCACTACGTACCTCGCGACTTCCGACGAGGTAGCGAACACCTCCGGTGCCTACTTTAAAAATTGTCGC GTAGCCGAAATAGAGCGGAGTGTTAAGGACccggaaaagggggaaaagttCTGGAAATTGAGCGAGAAGATGGTAAAATTGGGTCCCACTGATCCCCGAATTTGA
- the LOC105693781 gene encoding retinol dehydrogenase 14-like, protein MTFAIFSCPLLCCLAVGGLIVGGILLLLLIGLRIFARLTLGTCKSKAKMEGKVVIVTGCTSGIGKETARDLAKRGAKLIMACRNVDNANAVKDELVKSTGNNKIVVRKLDLSSLKSIREFAKQINREESRLDVLIHNAGTAETFKKTVTEDGLEMTMATNHYGPFLLTHLLIDLLKRSAPSRIVVVASELYRLSFLNLNNPNPTTTLPAYLYYVSKYANIVFTLELARRLQGTGVTANCLHPGMIDSGIWRNVPAPLSWVLNLVIKGFFKTPEQGAQTTIHLAVSDEVNGVTGKYFLDCHEFRLSQGAKDEAKGKKLWELSEGFVKLESSDPKI, encoded by the exons ATGaccttcgcaattttttcctgCCCCCTCCTGTGCTGCTTGGCAGTCGGGGGTCTAATTGTCGGAGGTattttgctgctgttgcttaTCGGACTGCGAATCTTCGCTCGTCTGACGCTGGGCACTTGCAAAAGTAAGGCGAAAATGGAGGGAAAAGTAGTGATAGTTACCGGATGTACGTCCGGCATCGGAAAAGAAACCGCGAGGGACCTGGCGAAAAGAGGAGCGAAGCTTATCATGGCTTGTAGAAACGTGGACAACGCTAACGCAGTCAAAg ACGAGCTCGTTAAATCTACTGGCAACAACAAAATCGTGGTGAGGAAATTGGACCTATCGTCATTGAAATCGATAAGGGAATTCGCCAAGCAGATCAACAGGGAAGAATCGAGACTCGACGTCCTCATTCATAACGCTGGGACCGCCGAAACCTTTAAGAAAACCGTCACGGAAGATGGACTGGAAATGACCATGGCCACCAATCACTACGGGCCGTTCCTCCTGACTCATTTGCTGATCG ATCTTCTGAAGAGATCGGCGCCGAGTaggatcgtcgtcgttgccTCGGAACTCTATCGGCTCTCCTTTTTGAACCTGAACAATCCGaatccgacgacgacgttgccCGCGTATTTGTACTACGTTTCGAAGTACGCCAACATAGTTTTCACCCTGGAATTGGCGCGCAGACTCCAGGGGACCGGAGTGACCGCGAATTGTCTTCATCCCGGAATGATCGATAGCGGAATCTGGAGGAACGTGCCGGCTCCGCTTTCCTGGGTGTTGAATTTGGTGATCAAAGGATTTTTCAAGACACCCGAACAAGGGGCGCAAACTACCATTCATCTGGCTGTTTCGGACGAAGTCAACGGCGTCACTGGAAAATACTTTCTCGATTGTCAC GAATTTCGACTCTCTCAAGGCGCAAAGGACGAGGCGAAGGGAAAGAAACTGTGGGAACTGAGCGAGGGATTCGTGAAATTGGAATCGTCCGATCCGAAGATATGA
- the LOC105684824 gene encoding sperm flagellar protein 1-like: MEKIESELKMNELSSCMDNVMAIYAWIDEIPFSRPKKNLSRDFSDGVLMAEVLRLYFPRLVNVHNYIPASNVASKIENWNTLNRRILSKIDMKLGKEVINQLANAQQGVIEKVLMDLRRKIIAKDSNDSNNSLDGSIRKFIPNTESRTSQNCETEKTSSSQKTGIVKSNDDKNLPGKAHGWFPGWMWPFGSHSKSSLNQGSSPGTQFPFYPISV; this comes from the exons atggagaaaattgaaagtgaaTTAAAGATGAATGAATTATCTAGCTGCATGGATAATGTTATGGCAATCTATGCGTGGATCGATGAAATTCCTTTCTCAAGACcaaagaaaaatctttcgcGGGATTTTTCTGACGGAG TTCTCATGGCAGAAGTTCTCAGGTTGTATTTTCCGCGTCTCGTCAACGTGCACAACTACATTCCCGCAAGTAACGTAGcatcaaaaatagaaaattggaATACCCTGAACCGTAGAATACTCTCTAAAATCGACATGAAACTCGGCAAAGAAGTGATAAATCAACTAGCAAACGCGCAACAAGGAGTCATCGAAAAAGTTCTCATGGAtttgcgaagaaaaataatcgcgaaaGACTCGAACGATTCCAATAACAGCCTCGATGGAAGCATCCGAAAATTCATTCCGAATACCGAATCGCGAACTTCGCAAAAttgtgaaacagaaaaaacgtcAAGTTCTCAAAAAACTGGTATCGTAAAATCAAACGACGATAAAAACCTGCCCGGAAAAGCTCACGGTTGGTTTCCAGGCTGGATGTGGCCGTTCGGAAGCCATTCAAAAAGTTCTTTGAATCAAGGATCCTCACCCGGTACCCAATTTCCTTTCTACCCCATTTCGGTATAA
- the LOC105682973 gene encoding probable cytosolic oligopeptidase A: MAVSFCGKRLILTRSSLLRTPKRNGYIVLVPEFGEDLPEKNPLLKEDGFPQFNRITIEKWVAWVGTQAVEYEQRIRLIDEAVGKSENTDVFEDVVIPLEEATAPLDTTWGLAKALYLGNQSLMPPKCYSNIHNRSKAAKSSRYGGLAIYKAFKNAMEDKKLNLTEEQRRLIRKYVLEGKLNGAEIAPTDKMPAFVEGNHQISNRQGEFSQKLEIATRQFNQKIRDPNVMKDFPEEYLKVIAVDPSQPQKGPWTVTLQPYIKETFYEYCPDSVLKQTVWKADVRRCAHFNDRFLETSTTLEHIRDYRKSKAEFLGYKSFAHMSMETKMAGSIENVYNFFDTILEIAKPAQIEELNDLKGFAIDRGFFGDLNIWDVPYWGRKQKRTLYSLKEEELKEYFTLPQVLSSLFRLSERIFDVKFVERKTVDVWNQDVRLFDILESNSSEPVASFYLDPYERPNEKPGIQENSGWMVAMRNKSVITHSNPLAALIFNFQPPKQGKPCLLSFKDLQVLFSKFGHALQHLLTRANYSDVAGLSNVEWDAVEISSNFMLNWLYEPSTLKDIGAHYETGEALPKEVIDGLTKIRSHLAGFSLCKEIYLGRLDMELHSTEKFWRDIIRDLWPQHIGFPIYDYDAHPCTFGEIFSGDWGAAYYSHLWARMVAADVYGAFQELPPGNEEQQSVVGKRYRETFLSSGGGCHPSELFRKFRGRDPNPKALLKNLELKTLAKTE, translated from the exons ATGGCAGTGTCCTTTTGTGGTAAAAGATTGATTCTGACAAGATCTAGTCTCCTAAGAACTCCAAAAAGAAATGGATACATCGTATT AGTACCTGAATTTGGAGAAGATCTACCTGAGAAAAATCCATTACTAAAAGAAGATGGTTTCCCCCAGTTCAATCGGATCACTATTGAAAAATGGGTAGCTTGGGTGGGAACCCAGGCAGTTGAATATGAGCAACGTATCAGATTGATAGATGAGGCTGTTGGAA AATCAGAAAATACCGATGTATTTGAGGATGTGGTAATTCCATTGGAAGAGGCTACGGCTCCTTTGGATACCACATGGGGATTGGCAAAGGCCCTGTATCTTGGTAACCAGAGTCTGATGCCACCAAAATGTTACTCAAATATCCACAATAGGTCAAAGGCTGCAAAATCTTCGAGGTATGGAGGTCTGGCAATCTATAAAGCCTTCAAAAATGCCATGGAAGATAAGAAACTCAATTTGACCGAAGAACAGAGAAGACTTATCAGGAAATATGTcttggaaggaaaattgaatggTGCTGAGATTGCTCCAACCGATAAAATGCCAGCATTTGTGGAGGGCAACCATCAAATCTCGAATAGACAGGGAGAATTCTCGCAAAAACTTGAA ATTGCTACCCGGCAATTTAACCAGAAAATCAGAGATCCCAATGTTATGAAAGACTTCCCAGAAGAGTATTTAAAAGTCATAGCTGTAGATCCATCACAACCACAGAAAGGTCCTTGGACAGTAACTTTACAGCCATATATAAAGGAAACTTTCTATG AATACTGTCCTGATAGTGTGCTAAAACAGACTGTTTGGAAGGCTGACGTTCGCCGGTGTGCACATTTCAACGACAGGTTCTTAGAAACGAGCACAACTCTGGAACACATCAGAGACTACCGTAAAAGCAAGGCAGAATTCTTAGGGTATAAATCATTCGCCCACATGAGCATGGAAACTAAAATGGCAGGAAGCATAGAGAACgtctataattttttcgatacgATACTCGAAATAG CAAAGCCTGCTCAGATTGAAGAATTGAACGATCTGAAAGGATTCGCGATAGACAGAGGTTTTTTCGGTGACCTCAACATTTGGGATGTACCATACTGGGGCAGAAAACAGAAACGTACATTATACAG TTTGAAGGAAGAAGAACTGAAGGAGTACTTTACCCTACCACAAGTCTTGTCTAGTCTCTTCAGACTGAGCGAAAGAATATTCGACGTAAAGTtcgtggaaagaaaaacagtCGATGTGTGGAACCAGGATGTCCGACTTTTCGACATTTTAGAATCTAACAGTTCAGAACCGGTGGCCAGTTTTTATTTAGATCCTTACGAAAGGCCGAACGAAAAGCCGGGAATTCAAGAAAATTCTGGATGGATGGTTGCCATGAGAAATAAGAGTGTCATAACACATAGCAACCCTCTGGCAGCTTTAATTTTTAACTTCCAACCCCCCAAACAGGGAAAACCCTGTCTACTTTCGTTTAAAGATCTACAGGTTTTATTTTCTAAG TTTGGCCATGCCCTGCAACACTTGCTAACCAGAGCAAATTATTCCGACGTTGCGGGATTATCAAACGTGGAGTGGGATGCCGTTGAAATAAGTAGCAATTTCATGTTGAATTG GCTGTACGAACCATCGACGTTGAAAGATATTGGGGCTCATTACGAAACGGGAGAAGCATTGCCCAAAGAGGTAATCGACGGATTGACAAAGATCAGATCTCACTTGGCCGGCTTTTCGCTTtgcaaagaaatttatttggGGAGACTCGACATGGAGTTGCATTCAAC TGAGAAATTTTGGCGAGACATCATACGAGATCTCTGGCCGCAACACATAGGATTTCCAATTTACGATTATGATGCTCATCCCTGTACGTTCGGTGAAATATTCAGCGGAGACTGGGGTGCGGCATATTACAG CCATTTGTGGGCGCGTATGGTAGCCGCGGATGTTTACGGCGCGTTCCAAGAACTACCACCTGGTAACGAAGAACAGCAATCGGTTGTTGGCAAAAGATATAGAGAAACTTTCTTGTCATCCGGCGGTGGTTGTCATCCCAGTGAATTATTCCGGAAATTTAGAGGGAGAGATCCAAATCCGAAAGCCCTTCTAAAAAACTTAGAATTAAAAACGCTGGCGAAGACAGAATAA
- the LOC105693250 gene encoding fumarylacetoacetate hydrolase domain-containing protein 2 isoform X1, whose translation MPLKGTVKVIARACLTSRASSGIDKNNMTIKTSTTHFLRVASRAFSTSGSQNMRFVQFVNKNGGPQHLGVQLRPGGDITDVSAVDSRMPNNLKKFLEGGEDLLKKVKRIVVEGRSIVSEADVNFLAPVTRMDKLACIGLNYRGHCSEQNLEPPKSPVIFSKFASNIVGPNDNIVLPSISDKVDWEVELAIVIGKKGKSLNNHEAEDYIFGYTVAQDISARDWQKGGRNGGQFLLGKGMDTFCPLGPAVITKEAICDINNLAVKSWVNGQLKQDGNTSELIFKPHDIVAYLSQFVTLLPGDVILTGTPAGVGFARKPPEFLKKGDILESEIESIGRLRNTVV comes from the exons AGATAAGAATAATATGACTATTAAAACATCAACGACGCATTTTCTCAGAGTTGCTAGCAGAGCTTTTTCGACCAGCGGATCACAGAATATGAG GTTTGTGCAATTCGTGAACAAAAATGGAGGTCCCCAGCACCTCGGGGTCCAACTACGACCAGGAGGCGATATTACGGATGTTTCAGCGGTCGATTCAAGAATGCCGAacaatctgaaaaaatttttagagggCGGTGAAGATCTCTTGAAGAAGGTGAAaag gatagTCGTCGAGGGTCGAAGCATTGTGTCGGAGGCTGACGTAAACTTTTTAGCTCCGGTTACACGAATGGATAAATTGGCTTGCATCGGTTTGAACTACAGGGGACATTGCAGCGAGCAAAATCTTGAACCCCCTAAAAGTCCCGTAATTTTCAGCAAATTTGCAAGCAACATCGTTGGACCAAACGACAATATTGTGCTGCCCAGCATATCTGAC aaAGTTGACTGGGAAGTTGAGCTTGCGATAGtgataggaaaaaaaggtaaatcGCTCAACAATCACGAAGCGGAGGATTACATCTTCGGGTACACAGTTGCTCAGGATATTTCAGCGAGAGATTGGCAAAAGGGAGGAAGGAATGGGGGTCAGTTTCTCCTAGGAAAGGGAATGGACACTTTCTGCCCTTTGGGGCCAGCGGTTATTACAAAAGAAGCCATATGCGATATCAATAATCTCGCAGTAAAATCCTGggttaacggtcagctcaaaCAAGACGGTAATACCAGCGAGCTTATCTTCAAACCCCACGATATAGTTGCCTATCTTTCACA ATTTGTAACTTTGCTACCTGGTGATGTAATTTTGACTGGTACACCAGCCGGTGTAGGATTCGCGCGTAAACCACCAGAATTCTTGAAG AAAGGAGATATCCTCGAGTCCGAAATAGAAAGTATCGGCCGACTCCGCAACACAGTAGTTTAA
- the LOC105693250 gene encoding fumarylacetoacetate hydrolase domain-containing protein 2 isoform X2: protein MTIKTSTTHFLRVASRAFSTSGSQNMRFVQFVNKNGGPQHLGVQLRPGGDITDVSAVDSRMPNNLKKFLEGGEDLLKKVKRIVVEGRSIVSEADVNFLAPVTRMDKLACIGLNYRGHCSEQNLEPPKSPVIFSKFASNIVGPNDNIVLPSISDKVDWEVELAIVIGKKGKSLNNHEAEDYIFGYTVAQDISARDWQKGGRNGGQFLLGKGMDTFCPLGPAVITKEAICDINNLAVKSWVNGQLKQDGNTSELIFKPHDIVAYLSQFVTLLPGDVILTGTPAGVGFARKPPEFLKKGDILESEIESIGRLRNTVV, encoded by the exons ATGACTATTAAAACATCAACGACGCATTTTCTCAGAGTTGCTAGCAGAGCTTTTTCGACCAGCGGATCACAGAATATGAG GTTTGTGCAATTCGTGAACAAAAATGGAGGTCCCCAGCACCTCGGGGTCCAACTACGACCAGGAGGCGATATTACGGATGTTTCAGCGGTCGATTCAAGAATGCCGAacaatctgaaaaaatttttagagggCGGTGAAGATCTCTTGAAGAAGGTGAAaag gatagTCGTCGAGGGTCGAAGCATTGTGTCGGAGGCTGACGTAAACTTTTTAGCTCCGGTTACACGAATGGATAAATTGGCTTGCATCGGTTTGAACTACAGGGGACATTGCAGCGAGCAAAATCTTGAACCCCCTAAAAGTCCCGTAATTTTCAGCAAATTTGCAAGCAACATCGTTGGACCAAACGACAATATTGTGCTGCCCAGCATATCTGAC aaAGTTGACTGGGAAGTTGAGCTTGCGATAGtgataggaaaaaaaggtaaatcGCTCAACAATCACGAAGCGGAGGATTACATCTTCGGGTACACAGTTGCTCAGGATATTTCAGCGAGAGATTGGCAAAAGGGAGGAAGGAATGGGGGTCAGTTTCTCCTAGGAAAGGGAATGGACACTTTCTGCCCTTTGGGGCCAGCGGTTATTACAAAAGAAGCCATATGCGATATCAATAATCTCGCAGTAAAATCCTGggttaacggtcagctcaaaCAAGACGGTAATACCAGCGAGCTTATCTTCAAACCCCACGATATAGTTGCCTATCTTTCACA ATTTGTAACTTTGCTACCTGGTGATGTAATTTTGACTGGTACACCAGCCGGTGTAGGATTCGCGCGTAAACCACCAGAATTCTTGAAG AAAGGAGATATCCTCGAGTCCGAAATAGAAAGTATCGGCCGACTCCGCAACACAGTAGTTTAA